GGCAGCGCGTGGAGTCGATTTAGAAGCTTGTCCTCCCGTGTTAGAATAGACTTCCGTATCCAAGATCAAAATGTTGACGTTGCGACCACTGGCGAATACATGGTCTAACCCACCATACCCAATATCATAGGCCCAACCGTCACCCCCAATGATCCACACACTCTTGTACACTAAATAGTCAACTAGCGATCGCAGCATAGTTACTTTTGCTTGCAAACTCTCCTCTAAGTTGCCATTGCTTAACTCTGCTAACCGTTGTTTAAGGATAGCGACTCGTTCCCGTTGTTCAAAGATGTCTGCTTCATCTTTTTGGGTTGCGTTTAAGATATCGGTTGCTAAACTTTCCCCGACTTCATTAGCCAAAGTTTTCAGTAACTCTGCGGCAAACTCTGCTTGTTTATCAATGGAAACGCGAAACCCTAGCCCAAATTCTGCGTTATCTTCAAATAAGGAATTAGACCATGCTGGCCCCCGTCCTTCCTGGTTATATGACCAAGGAGTGGTAGGTAAGTTTCCCCCATAGATGGAAGAACATCCCGTTGCATTGGCTACTACCATGCGATCGCCGAATAGTTGAGTCGCTAACTTAACATAGGGGGTTTCGCCACATCCTGCACAGGCCCCAGAGAACTCAAACAATGGTTCTTGCATCTGTTGATGACTAATTTTATTGAGTTTTAAAGTGTTACGATCTGGGTTAGGAATAGATAGGAAATAGTCCCAGTTGTCTCGTTCTTGTTCGCGTATAGGCAACTGTGGGGCCATATTGATGGCTTTAAATTTTGGTTCAGATTTATTTTTTGCGGGACAAACATCTACACAAATACCGCAACCTGTACAGTCTTCAGCAGCAACTTGAATAGTGAATTTTAGGTCGGTTTTCTTCCAGTCTAAGTCTTTAGCAGCAGCACTTTTGAAGGTTTCGGGAGCATTGGTTAACGCTGCTTCTTCATACACTTTAGACCGGATGACAGCATGAGGACAAACCAAAACGCATTTACCACATTGTACGCATACATCCGTATCCCAAACGGGTATTTCTTGGGTAACGTTGCGCTTCTCCCATTTTGCCGTACCACTGGGATAGGTTCCATCACAGGGTAATGCACTAACGGGGATGTCGTCTCCTTGACGGGACAGCATTTTCCCTAGTACATCTCGAATGAATGCGGGGGCCCGATCAGGAATAGCGGGTTGAATGTCGCTTGCGTTGTTATCTACCGCAGTCGGTATAGTTATTTGATGAAGATGGTCTAAGGAAGCGTCAACGGCTTTCATGTTCATTTGAACGATATCTTCGCCTTTTTTGCCATAAGTCTTACGGATCGCTTTTTTAATCTGTTCTATGGCTTCTTCTCTTGGCAATACTCCCGATAAGGCAAAGAAACAAACTTGCATCACTGTATTTATTCGCCCTCCCATTCCTGCATCTTGGGCAACCTGGACAGCGTTGATGGCATAAACTTTGAGGTGTTTCTTAATAATTTGTTCCTGCATAGAACGGGGGAAATGATGCCATATTTCGTCGGGTTTGTAGGGACTGTTTAATAATAAAGTAGCCCCGTCGATGGCAGTTTCTAAGAGGTCAAATTTTTCCACAAACTCCCATTGATGACAAGCGATAAAGTTGGCTTTTGTCACTAAGTAAGTAGACAGAATGGGGTTAGGGCCAAAACGAAGGTGAGAGACGGTAACAGAACCAGATTTTTTGGAGTCATAAACAAAATATCCTTGGGCATAGTTGTCTGTTTCTTCCCCAATAATTTTGATGGAGTTTTTATTAGCCCCTACAGTTCCATCTGAGCCTAAACCATAAAATATTGCTCTGACGACGTTATCAGGTTCAGTGGAAAAGTTTGGATCATAAGTTAAGCTGGTATTGCTTACATCGTCGTTAATGCCAATAGTAAAGTGATTTTTGGGAGTAGCTAAAGCCAAATTATCAAAGACTCCTTTAACCATTGCAGAGGTAAATTCTTTGGAAGAAAGTCCATATCTTCCCCCAACAATTTTCGGTAGAGACGTTCCATGGAACGTCTCTACAAAGGCAGTTACTACATCTAAATATAAGGGTTCTCCTCCTGCCCCTGGTTCTTTCGTGCGGTCTAATACTGCAACTTTTTTGACGGTTTTAGGTAAAGCCTCAATTAATTTTGTGGCCTCAAAGGGACGATATAAACGAACTTTTAAGACTCCGACTTTTTCCCCTTGGTTTAATAAGTAGTCAACGGTTTCATGAACTGTT
This genomic stretch from Crocosphaera sp. UHCC 0190 harbors:
- the nifJ gene encoding pyruvate:ferredoxin (flavodoxin) oxidoreductase; translated protein: MNTKTYATIDGNEAVARVAYRLNEVIAIYPITPSSPMGEWADAWASEGRPNLWGTVPSVVEMQSEGGAAGAIHGALQTGSLTTTFTASQGLLLMLPNLYKIAGELTSMVLHVAARSLAAQGLSIFGDHADVMSARGTGFALISSASVQEAQDFAAITTAASFESRIPGMHFFDGFRTSHEVQKVELLGDDILRSLIKDEWVIAHRERALTPDRPIIRGTAQNPDVYFQARETVNPFYVAYPEILQQAMDKFAQLTGRQYHLFDYHGHPEAERVIILMGSGCETVHETVDYLLNQGEKVGVLKVRLYRPFEATKLIEALPKTVKKVAVLDRTKEPGAGGEPLYLDVVTAFVETFHGTSLPKIVGGRYGLSSKEFTSAMVKGVFDNLALATPKNHFTIGINDDVSNTSLTYDPNFSTEPDNVVRAIFYGLGSDGTVGANKNSIKIIGEETDNYAQGYFVYDSKKSGSVTVSHLRFGPNPILSTYLVTKANFIACHQWEFVEKFDLLETAIDGATLLLNSPYKPDEIWHHFPRSMQEQIIKKHLKVYAINAVQVAQDAGMGGRINTVMQVCFFALSGVLPREEAIEQIKKAIRKTYGKKGEDIVQMNMKAVDASLDHLHQITIPTAVDNNASDIQPAIPDRAPAFIRDVLGKMLSRQGDDIPVSALPCDGTYPSGTAKWEKRNVTQEIPVWDTDVCVQCGKCVLVCPHAVIRSKVYEEAALTNAPETFKSAAAKDLDWKKTDLKFTIQVAAEDCTGCGICVDVCPAKNKSEPKFKAINMAPQLPIREQERDNWDYFLSIPNPDRNTLKLNKISHQQMQEPLFEFSGACAGCGETPYVKLATQLFGDRMVVANATGCSSIYGGNLPTTPWSYNQEGRGPAWSNSLFEDNAEFGLGFRVSIDKQAEFAAELLKTLANEVGESLATDILNATQKDEADIFEQRERVAILKQRLAELSNGNLEESLQAKVTMLRSLVDYLVYKSVWIIGGDGWAYDIGYGGLDHVFASGRNVNILILDTEVYSNTGGQASKSTPRAAVAKYASGGKRSAKKDLGLMAMTYGNVYVASVAMGAKNEQTIKAFMEAEAYEGVSVIIAYSHCIAHGIDMTTAMTHQKDLVDTGRLLLYRYHPDLVEEGKNPLQLDMRTPKLPIERIMYQENRFKMLARSKPEVAKQLLKQAQEDVNTRWKMYQYLAARQVEPTNGNGHDQGNIQAESSVSEV